The nucleotide sequence CTTCAGTATCTGAAGTTATAAACCAGGCTTCTGTTCCTGGATAACTTTGCTTCAGGGTATCCCCTATTCTTTTATAAAATTCAGCAATATTAACTTCTAAGCGTTCCCCATAAGGCGGATTAAAAACCATGTGTAAATGACCATCGGTCTGCTTTTCAGTTTCAAAAAAATCTGTCCGTTCTATTTTAACAAATTCAGACAAGTTTGCGTTTTTCACATTCTCCTTGGCCTTTTCAACTGCAGATGGTGCTTTATCATAACCTATTATTTGAAAATGAAAGTCACGTACTTTCTTCAAACAAGATTCTTCAATTTTATCGAATAAACTTTCATCCCAATCTTTCCAGCGTTCAAAACCAAATTCTTTTCGGTTAATATTAGCCGGAATATTACAAGCAATCATAGCGGCCTCCACTGGGATAGTTCCACTACCACACATAGGATCCATAAAATTACATTCACCGTGCCAACCAGATTTCATAATCATTCCCGCGGCAAGAATTTCGTTTATAGGAGCAATATTTGTTGCGGTTCGATAGCCCCTTTTATGTAAAGATTCTCCACTAGTGTCTAACGAAACGTTACACCAGGTTTTTTCAATATGAATATCTATTTTTAGATCAGGGAATTTTAAATCGATATTTGGTCTTCTACCGTACTTTTCTCGAAAGCGGTCTACAATCGCATCTTTAGTCTTTAAAGAGATATATTTTGAGTGTGTAAAAACTTCAGAATGCAAAGTGGCATTTATAGCCAAACTACCGTCTACGTCCAATAACGAATCCCAATCCAGATTTTTTATATTTTGATATAAATCTTCTTCAGAAAAAACTTTAAATCCGGCATACGGTTTCAGGATTTTAATAGCAGTGCGTAGGCATAAATTCGCTTTATACATAAAACCTTTGTCTCCTACAAAACTAACAATACGGTTGCCTTCTTTCACTTCCATAGCTCCAAGATCAAGAAGTTCCTTTGCTAATAAAGGTTCGAAGCCAAAAAAAGTTTTCGCTATCATTTTAAAATTGCCTGCCATAATTTTGTTTTAAAGAACAGCAAAATTACACTATTTTCGCAGCAAATAATAGCACAAAGTCAATTGCTTAAAAATTTTATTATTTCTGAAATTATTTAAGAGAACGAGCGACTAACCAGCTTCATAATTTTACTTATTACAATTAATGATTTTTATATTACCGTTAGTAGCAGTTTTAATTGGCTATTTAATTGCTAAATTTCTGAAGCCTTCATCTTCTACTAGTTTCAAACTTCTACTATCCTTTAGCGGTGCGTATTTATTGTCTGTAACAGTATTTGATCTATTACCTGAAGTATATGAAGAAGGCGGTAAAGATATTGGTGTTTTTATTCTCTTAGGTCTTTTATTCCAGATTATACTGGAATTTATCTCTAAAGGATTAGAACATGGTCACATGCACCATGATCCAAACTCTAAGAAATTCCCAATATTATTACTTTTAAGCTTGGGTATCCACTCTTTTCTTGAAGGATTTCCTTTAAATGAAAGCAGTCATTTACTATATGGAGTGGCAATTCATAAAATACCTGTTGCCGCTATATTAAGTATTTTTCTTTTCAATTCGAAATTAGGAAAAACTAAAGCTATTTTATTTCTTTTACTATTCGCTCTTATGACTCCGCTTGGTAGCCTTTTAAAACTACAATTTGATTTTATAGAAAAGTATGCTGCATATATCAACGCAACAGTAATCGGAATATTTCTTCATATCTCTACAACAATATTATTCGAGGCTTCAAAAAATCATAAATTTAATGCCTCTAAACTTACAGTGATCATTTTAGGCATTTTACTCGCCTATTTAATTTAATCGTTCATGTTCAGTAAATCGGAAAGTAAAATTTTGAGACAGAAATTCTGGACAAGTTTTGGACAGGAATATCCTAGAAAATGGATATTATACGATACTAAAATTAAGGAAATTCAACTTAAGTTTACCTTCAACCGAAAATTTGCTCAGGTTTCATTAGATATTGATTCTGATGATGAAATAATCCAAGCCTTTTACTTTGAAAAAATTCAATCACTTCAAAAAATTCTGAAGTCTGAATATCTATCTCATATAATTCTACTGGAAAATTATGAATTACCCGAAGGAAAGTTGATTTCTAGAGCTTTTGTTGAATTAAATAATGTGAACATATATAATGAAGAAAACTGGCCAAAGGTAAAAGCATTCCTTGCAGAGAATATGCTGCAAATGGAATTGTTTTTCTTGGAATTTAAAGACTTCATTGAAAGTTAAATATCAAACGAACGTTCCACATATTTTCGCTGCAGGTGATATGCGTCGCGGGCAGTCATTAATCGTATGGGCGATCTCCGAAGGGCGCGAGGCAGCTTATGAGGTAGACAAATACCTAATGGGTAGCACAAGTCTTCCGACTAAAGGTTCAGGCGATTTACCGGCGAGCTAATACCTTTTTAAATAGATATTTTCGAAACCTCTCTATTTCTATAGGGAGGTTTTTTGTTTGGGTTGTATTGCGG is from Zunongwangia endophytica and encodes:
- a CDS encoding THUMP domain-containing class I SAM-dependent RNA methyltransferase, encoding MAGNFKMIAKTFFGFEPLLAKELLDLGAMEVKEGNRIVSFVGDKGFMYKANLCLRTAIKILKPYAGFKVFSEEDLYQNIKNLDWDSLLDVDGSLAINATLHSEVFTHSKYISLKTKDAIVDRFREKYGRRPNIDLKFPDLKIDIHIEKTWCNVSLDTSGESLHKRGYRTATNIAPINEILAAGMIMKSGWHGECNFMDPMCGSGTIPVEAAMIACNIPANINRKEFGFERWKDWDESLFDKIEESCLKKVRDFHFQIIGYDKAPSAVEKAKENVKNANLSEFVKIERTDFFETEKQTDGHLHMVFNPPYGERLEVNIAEFYKRIGDTLKQSYPGTEAWFITSDTEAMKSVGLRPSRKVKMFNGGLESRFLKYEIYEGSKKHKKQV
- a CDS encoding ZIP family metal transporter is translated as MIFILPLVAVLIGYLIAKFLKPSSSTSFKLLLSFSGAYLLSVTVFDLLPEVYEEGGKDIGVFILLGLLFQIILEFISKGLEHGHMHHDPNSKKFPILLLLSLGIHSFLEGFPLNESSHLLYGVAIHKIPVAAILSIFLFNSKLGKTKAILFLLLFALMTPLGSLLKLQFDFIEKYAAYINATVIGIFLHISTTILFEASKNHKFNASKLTVIILGILLAYLI
- a CDS encoding DUF4268 domain-containing protein produces the protein MRQKFWTSFGQEYPRKWILYDTKIKEIQLKFTFNRKFAQVSLDIDSDDEIIQAFYFEKIQSLQKILKSEYLSHIILLENYELPEGKLISRAFVELNNVNIYNEENWPKVKAFLAENMLQMELFFLEFKDFIES